The sequence TCAGAAGGTACATGGTATTACGATATGTCACACATGCCAGCATTTTATCTCTTTCCCCTAATATTTGGATTTTCGTTGCTAGGTTCCTTTTTAGGCACCTACCTTACAAAACCCACCAATAAGGAAGTGCTAAAATCATTTTATAAAAACGTAAATCCTTGGGGCTGGTGGAAGCCAGTCTCGGATGAAATCAAAAATGAAGATGCCTCTTTTAAGAAGAACACCGATTTTTGGTGGGATATGATGAATTGTGGCATTGGAATCATATGGCAATCCAGTATGATTTTATTACCCATTTATTTGGTGATTAGGGATTACCCAAAAACAATAGTTTCTCTAACAGTATTTATAATAACTTCTATAATTTTAAAGTACACTTGGTTGGACAAGGTTCGAAAACTCCAGAATTAAGTGACAACCAAAGTTTATAGGCTATGAGTAATCAAGTTTCAACAAAAACAAATACAATTCCTTGGCAGGAAAAACCAGCTAACATTTCTAATGTTGTTTGGAGGTATTCCGAAAACCCTATTATCCAAAGAGATGCCATTCCAAGTTCCAACAGCGTGTTCAACAGCGCTGTTGTGCCCTTTGAAGATGGTTATGCTGGAGTTTTTAGATGCGATAACAAAGCTGTGCAGATGAACATCTTTGCCGGTTTCAGTAAAGATGGAATTCACTGGGATATCAATCACAAACCCATCGATTTCGGAGCTGGAAATACCGAAATGATTGATTCAGATTACAAATATGACCCTCGTGTTACATTTATAGAAGACCGTTATTGGATTACTTGGTGCAACGGATACCATGGACCAACCATCGGTATTGGATATACTTTCGATTTCAAGGAGTTTTTTCAATGCGAAAATGCTTTTTTACCCTTCAATCGAAATGGAGTGCTCTTTCCTGAAAAAGTCAATGGCAAATATGCCATGCTGAGCAGGCCCAGTGACAATGGACACACTCCTTTTGGGGATATTTACATCAGTTACAGTCCCGATATGAAATATTGGGGCGAACATCGTTGTGTAATGAAGGCATCACCCTTTGAAGATAGTGCCTGGCAGTGCACAAAAATAGGGGCTGGCTCAGTTCCTATTCTTGTGGATGAGGGATGGTTAATGATTTACCATGGTGTCATCAATACTTGTAACGGATTTAGATATTCTATGGGTGCTGCCATTCTGGACAAGAAAAATCCAGACAAGGTAAAATATAGAACACAACCCTATCTGCTATCACCGCAAACTTCCTATGAATGCATGGGAGATGTACCCAATGTGGTTTTTCCATGTGCGACTTTGCACTCCATTGAAGAGGACAAAATCGCTATCTATTATGGCGCTGCGGATACCGTGGTCGGACTAGCTTTCGGGCATATCTCCGAAATTGTAAAGTTTACCAAAGAAAACAGTTTATAAAATGTATGATGGATAATGTTGGGAAACATAAAAAATTAATAAGCCTTGTACTTTTTTTGGTTTATGTGGGCTGCATAGTATTGTGCGCCCAAGAAAAACCGAGAACTTATGTGGCCTATAAGGCGGTGGATTCCATATTGATTGATGGAAAAGCGGATGAATCTTCATGGACAAAGGCACCTTGGTCGGATTTCTTTATCGACATCGAAGGAATTGAAAAGCCTACTTACGACACCCGAATGAAAATGCTATGGGATGAAAACAATGTGTACTTCTTCGCACAATTGGAAGAACCTCATGTATGGGGGGACATTGTTGAACACGATGCCGTGATTTTCCATAACAATGACTTTGAAATTTTTCTTGATCCGGAAGCAGACGTGCATGGCTATTACGAATTGGAATGGAATGTTCTAAATACGGTTTGGGACCAATATATAACCGCTCCATATAGAGCGGGTAATGAAACTATTAACGGATGGGAAGCCTTAGGGCTTAAATCTGCAGTATCCGTGCAGGGCACTTTGAATGATCCCTCGGACACTGACCAAGGTTGGACCATTGAAATTGCCATCCCATTAAGGGATTTGCGAACGGGATACTATCAGAATAATATGCCACAAAATCAATTTTGGAGAGTAGGGTTTTCCAGGGTCAATTGGGATTTTGATGTTACTGATGGGAAATACTCAAGAAAGAAAGATTCAAAAACTAGTGAATTTCTGCACGAAAACAACTGGGTTTGGTCTCCGCAGTATGTCATCAATATGCATGAGCCAGAAAAGTGGGGTTATGTTTATTTTTCAGAAAATGCAGTCGGGACTGCCCCCATCAATTTTGAAATTCCCAAAGATGAACACATCAAATGGTATCTGTATGAACTGTACCGGGATTTAGTTTCTGAAAATGGGCAAAAAATAGAATGGAATCAAGTAGAAAATGGCTTCCATGGTCCTTCAAAGCAGCTCTTTGGGAAAAACATAACTCCGGTTCTTGAAAAGTACACCAAAGGCTTCATCCTTTCGGCAAAAAGTCCATTTACCCAAAAACTCTTGACCGTAACCAAAGAGGGTAAGTATGAAACCTATGAAAATTAGTTATTTGGGGCTTTTGCATTTACCAATAAATATTGAAATCAATTTGATAAAACTACAGTAGAACGATTAAAGATGAAGTTGAATTTTGCATATATAGTTTTGCTGATTCTGGTGCTTGGCTGCTCACCCAACCCATCAAAAGAAGTCATCCATGAAAATCTTATTGATTTTGTAAATCCATTTATTGGAACCGATGGCCCTGGCAACACCTACCCTGGAGCCACTACCCCATTTGGCATGGTTCAGCTGAGTCCCGATATCGGTATTCCTGGTTGGGACCGAATTGCAGGATACTATTATCAAGATTCCATTATATCGGGGTTTTCCCATACCCATCTAACCGGCACCGGAGCGGGTGACCTTTATGATATTTTGGTCATGCCTACCAACAGCAGGTTCTCTGATAGCATTCCAGAGAACAATTACAAACCATATTCAAAATTTGACCACCAAAAGGAAGGTGCATCCCCAGGCTATTATTGGGTTGATTTATTGGATTTTGGTATCAAAGCAGAATTAACTGCTACAAGCAGGGTCGGAATACACAGATATACATTCCCAGAAGATAAAGACACCCAAATCCATGTCGATTTAGGATATTCCCTCAACTGGGACAAACCAACGGACACTTTCATCAAAGTTGTAAACAACTCAACACTACAAGGACATCGAATGTCTACAGGTTGGGCCAGAAACCAACGTCTATTTTTTGAAATGCACTTTTCAACGCCTTTTCAGGCTTATCAAATTATTCGTGATGATGAAGGCAAACCCTCAAAAATCATCTTGAATTATACCACTGAAGAAAGAGAACAAATTCAAGTAAAGACAGGTTTGTCTTCGGCAAGCTCAGCTGCTGCGGGAAAAGCCATTCAGGTTGAGACTTCGGAAGATTTTGACAGCATCAAGAAAAAGGCGCAGGACATCTGGGAAAAAGAGCTTCAAAAAATAAAAATAACATCTCAAGATACAGACAAGAAAAATATCTTCTACACCATGTTGTATCAGTCCATGTTAGCTCCAACCTTATATAGCGATAGTAATGGTGAATACAAGGCCGCCAATGATGCAAATGGGAAACTTAAGGTTGGAACAGATTCCATAGCAAAAGTAGAGGGCTTCAATCGATACGACACCTTCTCACTTTGGGATACCTTCAGGGCAGCCCATCCATTGTATACATTAATTCAGCCTGAAAAAGTGCCTGACATGATCAAATCCTTGTTGGCTCATTATACAGAAACGGGCATTTTACCTGTTTGGTCCATGCAAGGAAGCGAGACGAACATGATGATCGGTTACCATGCTGTTCCCGTAATTGTGGATGCCTATTTTAAAGGGTTTGAATTTGATGCAGAACTTGCATACGAAGCATGCAAGAAAAGTGCAATGGTAGATGGTCGTGAAATAGATATTTACAAAGAAAAAGGATACATTCCTGTTAATGAGGGCCACGAAAATTGGTCTGTTTCCAAAACCATGGAATATGCCTACGACGATTGGTGCATTGCCATGTTCGCCAAAGATTTGGGCAAAATGGAAGACCATGATTACTTTTTGCAGCGTTCAGAAAATTGGAAAAATCTATACAATACAAAGCGGTCCTGGCTGCAGCCCAAGGACCCCAGTGGCAATTTTATTGAACCATTCATTCCGAAGGAATACACCCCATATTTCTGCGAAAGCAATGCCTGGCATTATTACTGGTTTGTGCCGCAAGATGTAGATGGACTCATTTCAAAAACAGGAGGAAAAGAACGGTTCACCCAAAAATTAGATTCCATGTTCAGCTATGCACCAAGTCCTGAAGACAAACTGCCCTTGTTCAGCACAGGAATGATTGGCCAATATGCACATGGGAATGAACCTAGTCATCATGTTGCCTATCTGTATAATTACATTGGCCAACCTTCCAAAGCACAAAAGTTGGTGAGCACTATTTTGGAAAATCAATATAAAAATGAACCTAACGGGCACTGCGGCAATGAGGATTGTGGTCAAATGTCTTCGTGGTATATTCTTAGTTCGCTGGGATTCTATCCCGTAAATCCAGCTCAAGGTGTATATGATTTAGGAATACCCCTGTTTGAAGAAGCAATTGTGGAAGTGGCAAATGGCAAAACCTTTACAGTTAACGCCAATGGCTTGGAAGAAAATCAGTTTGTGCAAAGTGTGGCCTTAAATGGCGAAACATTAGATAGAAGCTATATCACCCATAAAGAAATTATGAACGGAGGAACTTTGGTATTTACCATGACCAATGATGCGAAATTGGCCGATAAAAATCAACTAAAAACTCCAGAAGTCAACAAAATATACAACTAGTATGAGATTGAGAAAAATTTACCAATTTAAGAAATTGATTTTCATTTTTGCTATAGCCTTAGTTGTAAGCTCTTGTGAACAAAATACAAATAAAGAATCCGCCCTGGACCAATCTGAAAACAGCAAGGAATATTTGCAATATGTGAACCCATTAATGGGAACCGATTCAGATTTCAGTTTATCCAATGGAAATACATATCCGGCCATTGCAACACCTTGGGGCATGAATTTTTGGACCCCCATGACTTCAAAAATGGGAGATGGATGGACCTATAAATATGATGAGAAAACTATTCGCGGCATCAAACAGACCCATCAACCCAGTCCTTGGATCAATGATTATGCAGCATTTTCTTTAATGGCCGTTACCGGAGATTTAAAATATAAAGAAGGCGAACGAGCTTCGCATTTTTCGCATAAGGCCGAAACTGTAAAACCAGATTATTACAGTGTTTATTTGGCAGATTATGATGTGGTGGCCGAAGTGGCACCTACAGAAAGAGCTGCTCATTTTCGATTCACCTTTCCAGAAACGGACGAAGCTTACATTATGCTCGATGCTTTTTTCAAAGGTTCCATGGTAAAAATTCTACCCGAGCAACGAAAAATCATCGGCTATTGCAGAAACAATAGTGGTGGCGTTCCAGAAAATTTCCACAATTATTTTGTGGCAGAATTTGATAAAGATTTTGAACTCACCAATACTTGGGGTGATGATTGGAAGCTAGAAGAAAATACAACTGAAAACAAAGGCGACCATGTTGGAGCCATTATAGGTTTTAAAACAAAAAGAGGTGAGGCTGTGCATGTAAAAGTGGCTTCGTCATTTATAAGTCCAGAACAAGCGCAATTGAACTTGGATAGAGAAATTGGAAACAAAAGCTTTAAAGAAATTAGAAGCGAAGCAACAAAAGCATGGGAAAAAGAATTAGGTAGAATTGAGGTAAGTACCCAAAATATAGATCACTTACGCACTTTTTACTCTTGCCTCTATAGGGTGTTATTATTTCCAAGAAAGTTCTATGAGTTTGATGCCAATGAGCAAGTGGTGCACTATAGCCCATATAATGGTCAGGTACTACCAGGATATATGTTTACAGATAATGGTTTTTGGGATACTTTCCGTGCAGTGTTTCCATTTTTTAACATGATGTACCCAGAGTTGAACAGCAACATCATGGAAGGATTGGCCAACACCTACAAAGAATCCGGATGGCTGCCAGAATGGGCCAGTCCTGGACACAGAGACTGTATGATTGGCTCCAATTCGGCCCCAATTATTGCTGATGCGCATTTGACAGGAGTTACCGGTTTTGATAAAGATTTACTTTTAGAAGCCGTAATTAAAAACGCAACTACATCCGAAGGGAGGCCTGTAAACAGTGTTGGGAGAGCGGGAGTGGATTATTATAATGAATTGGGTTATGTTCCTTACGATGTTGGCATCAATGAAAATGCCGCTAGGACTTTAGAATATGCCTATGCCGATTTTACCATAGCCCAAATGGCCAAATCATTGGGTGATGATAAACTAGCCGAGACCTACTATAAAAAATCCCTCAACTATAAGAAGCTGTTTGACCCAACTACTAACTTGATGCGTGGTAAAAATAAAGATGGGCAATTTCAAAAACCCTTCAACCCTTTAAAATGGGGAGATGCTTTTACCGAAGGCAATAGTCTGCATTATACCTGGTCAGTTTTTCACGATGTACAAGGCCTCATGGATTTAATGGGAGGAGACAAAGAATTTGTGGGAATGCTAGATGGCGTTTTTAATATGCCTCCAGAATATGATGATTCTTATTATGGATTTACCATTCACGAAATACG is a genomic window of Flagellimonas sp. CMM7 containing:
- a CDS encoding glycoside hydrolase family 130 protein encodes the protein MSNQVSTKTNTIPWQEKPANISNVVWRYSENPIIQRDAIPSSNSVFNSAVVPFEDGYAGVFRCDNKAVQMNIFAGFSKDGIHWDINHKPIDFGAGNTEMIDSDYKYDPRVTFIEDRYWITWCNGYHGPTIGIGYTFDFKEFFQCENAFLPFNRNGVLFPEKVNGKYAMLSRPSDNGHTPFGDIYISYSPDMKYWGEHRCVMKASPFEDSAWQCTKIGAGSVPILVDEGWLMIYHGVINTCNGFRYSMGAAILDKKNPDKVKYRTQPYLLSPQTSYECMGDVPNVVFPCATLHSIEEDKIAIYYGAADTVVGLAFGHISEIVKFTKENSL
- a CDS encoding carbohydrate-binding family 9-like protein, whose amino-acid sequence is MMDNVGKHKKLISLVLFLVYVGCIVLCAQEKPRTYVAYKAVDSILIDGKADESSWTKAPWSDFFIDIEGIEKPTYDTRMKMLWDENNVYFFAQLEEPHVWGDIVEHDAVIFHNNDFEIFLDPEADVHGYYELEWNVLNTVWDQYITAPYRAGNETINGWEALGLKSAVSVQGTLNDPSDTDQGWTIEIAIPLRDLRTGYYQNNMPQNQFWRVGFSRVNWDFDVTDGKYSRKKDSKTSEFLHENNWVWSPQYVINMHEPEKWGYVYFSENAVGTAPINFEIPKDEHIKWYLYELYRDLVSENGQKIEWNQVENGFHGPSKQLFGKNITPVLEKYTKGFILSAKSPFTQKLLTVTKEGKYETYEN
- a CDS encoding GH92 family glycosyl hydrolase, whose product is MKLNFAYIVLLILVLGCSPNPSKEVIHENLIDFVNPFIGTDGPGNTYPGATTPFGMVQLSPDIGIPGWDRIAGYYYQDSIISGFSHTHLTGTGAGDLYDILVMPTNSRFSDSIPENNYKPYSKFDHQKEGASPGYYWVDLLDFGIKAELTATSRVGIHRYTFPEDKDTQIHVDLGYSLNWDKPTDTFIKVVNNSTLQGHRMSTGWARNQRLFFEMHFSTPFQAYQIIRDDEGKPSKIILNYTTEEREQIQVKTGLSSASSAAAGKAIQVETSEDFDSIKKKAQDIWEKELQKIKITSQDTDKKNIFYTMLYQSMLAPTLYSDSNGEYKAANDANGKLKVGTDSIAKVEGFNRYDTFSLWDTFRAAHPLYTLIQPEKVPDMIKSLLAHYTETGILPVWSMQGSETNMMIGYHAVPVIVDAYFKGFEFDAELAYEACKKSAMVDGREIDIYKEKGYIPVNEGHENWSVSKTMEYAYDDWCIAMFAKDLGKMEDHDYFLQRSENWKNLYNTKRSWLQPKDPSGNFIEPFIPKEYTPYFCESNAWHYYWFVPQDVDGLISKTGGKERFTQKLDSMFSYAPSPEDKLPLFSTGMIGQYAHGNEPSHHVAYLYNYIGQPSKAQKLVSTILENQYKNEPNGHCGNEDCGQMSSWYILSSLGFYPVNPAQGVYDLGIPLFEEAIVEVANGKTFTVNANGLEENQFVQSVALNGETLDRSYITHKEIMNGGTLVFTMTNDAKLADKNQLKTPEVNKIYN
- a CDS encoding GH92 family glycosyl hydrolase, whose translation is MRLRKIYQFKKLIFIFAIALVVSSCEQNTNKESALDQSENSKEYLQYVNPLMGTDSDFSLSNGNTYPAIATPWGMNFWTPMTSKMGDGWTYKYDEKTIRGIKQTHQPSPWINDYAAFSLMAVTGDLKYKEGERASHFSHKAETVKPDYYSVYLADYDVVAEVAPTERAAHFRFTFPETDEAYIMLDAFFKGSMVKILPEQRKIIGYCRNNSGGVPENFHNYFVAEFDKDFELTNTWGDDWKLEENTTENKGDHVGAIIGFKTKRGEAVHVKVASSFISPEQAQLNLDREIGNKSFKEIRSEATKAWEKELGRIEVSTQNIDHLRTFYSCLYRVLLFPRKFYEFDANEQVVHYSPYNGQVLPGYMFTDNGFWDTFRAVFPFFNMMYPELNSNIMEGLANTYKESGWLPEWASPGHRDCMIGSNSAPIIADAHLTGVTGFDKDLLLEAVIKNATTSEGRPVNSVGRAGVDYYNELGYVPYDVGINENAARTLEYAYADFTIAQMAKSLGDDKLAETYYKKSLNYKKLFDPTTNLMRGKNKDGQFQKPFNPLKWGDAFTEGNSLHYTWSVFHDVQGLMDLMGGDKEFVGMLDGVFNMPPEYDDSYYGFTIHEIREMQIMNMGNYAHGNQPIQHMIYLYNYAKQPWKTQSKVREVLTKLYTPAPDGYCGDEDNGQTSAWYVFSALGFYPVAPATNQYVIGSPLFSEAKLHLQNGNTFTITADGNGKDNPFIQSASLNSQSFNKTWIATETIQKGGNLHFEMTAEPNKNWAVSDDSLPYSLTNHID